A genomic region of Natronosalvus amylolyticus contains the following coding sequences:
- a CDS encoding PD-(D/E)XK nuclease family protein has protein sequence MRCKHVSSSLPEGFVVTDVTFLSPSRLATYADCQRKFDYEYVQKVNTPEKTRLYLNQGRAYHGTIEVVCEATSPEDDAQLIYDRAVEAFPEQWREHIDPDEYASSAHQEYQRLENLEAIKTFFDPDGGHGIDHARQSIATEKWLECVENGLGLRGRADNILRTDEGLHVIDYKRNLNDVITSYTASVLEDHLNGTDHDPKRVRNAFQSATYIEGVKQSDLYEDGMNVRFSFYGLLNRTSFESTPDGYEISVRGYPRDTTDIYEEYHDTIWNLLRRAHEGITNGSHDPDPFPLIHDEACPDCTFREMCVESLAEGVQR, from the coding sequence ATGCGCTGCAAGCACGTATCGAGTTCGCTGCCGGAGGGATTCGTCGTGACTGACGTTACCTTCCTTTCGCCGTCGCGTCTTGCGACCTACGCGGACTGCCAGCGGAAGTTCGATTATGAGTACGTACAGAAGGTCAACACCCCAGAGAAGACACGGTTGTACCTGAATCAGGGGCGTGCCTATCACGGAACAATCGAGGTTGTCTGTGAAGCAACTAGTCCAGAAGATGACGCCCAGCTCATCTACGATCGGGCAGTAGAGGCATTCCCGGAGCAATGGAGAGAGCATATCGACCCGGATGAGTACGCCTCCAGCGCCCACCAGGAATACCAGCGCCTCGAAAATCTAGAGGCTATCAAGACCTTTTTTGACCCGGATGGTGGCCACGGCATTGATCACGCTCGTCAATCGATCGCGACGGAGAAGTGGCTCGAATGTGTTGAGAACGGCCTCGGACTGCGCGGGAGAGCCGACAACATCCTCCGTACTGACGAAGGTCTCCATGTCATCGATTACAAGCGGAACCTCAATGACGTGATCACGTCGTATACTGCGAGCGTCCTCGAGGATCACCTAAACGGAACGGATCATGACCCGAAGAGAGTCAGGAACGCATTTCAGTCGGCCACATACATCGAGGGCGTCAAACAGTCTGACCTCTACGAGGATGGGATGAATGTTCGATTCAGTTTCTACGGTCTCCTGAATCGGACGTCGTTCGAAAGCACACCAGACGGATACGAAATCTCTGTACGGGGCTATCCACGCGATACGACGGACATCTACGAAGAGTATCATGACACGATATGGAATCTCCTGCGACGTGCACACGAAGGGATTACGAACGGTTCTCACGACCCAGATCCATTTCCACTCATTCACGATGAGGCCTGTCCCGACTGCACGTTCCGAGAGATGTGCGTAGAATCTCTCGCGGAGGGGGTGCAGCGATGA
- a CDS encoding ATP-dependent helicase: protein MSDDVPDWLPTIEDDEDPKPQQRTIIESERYPMRVLAGAGTGKTFTMVRKIETLIDEHGVSPDRILALTFTNNAADSMREKLNAKLGPAGYDVDAYTYHSICNEILTDYAYDAGLDPDFEIATDAEKYVIVLDVLDEIEYRAVKPNVYGPDSYGSGVASKLLSFIGSMKRSGISPAEIEEYLGSPEQVYELDAVPDRIEEIAGDHLGGRSVSTVLDGISDTRADLVAERDTLRDEGLEASIKDFLNRLVDLCDALEVAFEEHEAGERSLPEDAHKLPKYLLGGYSSGAPSGIPNDLKLELTDYLRDALSECKTALDLNAGYEAYERELDRRNLLDFDGLVVKTVELLETDVGEGLGNRWDYVFCDEFQDTDRLQFDLITSLVSEDRLFVVGDDDQAIYEWRGANVANITDELDDVFGPDLEDEPLEQNFRSRQPILDLANEALERLADRRSTKTLTRVDEPDFDGDTIAVVEEADDEGDRAEQLVTVTRNLLSGDAEALDRAYDPGEIALLVRNNDHATPILEGFDEAGITYQVAGDLSTESIGVGTVVAYLKALARPEEDDVSWNRVLTMRYRLTDADLRRVNSHDDGAYAGICNQPLEVFDEPDHIQEVREHISRLLKLREIASLSHLYRELKRLTNIDWYLSEQERRDLAQLDEIIDQYGNDAVQPPLTPQFIDSLQHYDSLLEESGSAPTSQPELADDAVNVMTVHKSKGLDFPAVLMPRLTADEWEPGSRTYDTFESALSEGPESAFDKDFVAQDANEARRILHVGITRAEEILVLHGSKEEDDTDDERPVHDAVESILPESVPWRPGSGHLPIWRDLKECLPSDHADWTASLASTVVGDVSGQVTYGSEKLSASDGRDRVITFGNKLIKGSLDRVHENRRFSIDVLTGPTTPNPALQHSYTSLEAYEECPRQHFLDYVVNGFSDYRENGYGGDGISQRIVGLLFHDTAEIAAKEQAVERAEWYAICERLAGQRRATDELPVAKECIDRYFDLDLSGWEILDAEREFQLKVDGHKLVGFIDAVYRTPDSELVVIDYKATERHRDIEENKQLPLYLLACRDLYEEPITRAGYAYVGDIGPKVETRSFDEGELDSVQAAVSTTMDRIEETSFSGYETGEHCRWCQHSSLPCGEEWHQENGGR, encoded by the coding sequence ATGAGCGACGACGTGCCTGACTGGCTCCCAACCATCGAAGACGATGAGGATCCGAAGCCACAGCAGCGGACGATAATCGAGTCGGAGCGGTATCCTATGCGAGTACTCGCGGGTGCGGGTACTGGAAAGACGTTCACGATGGTCCGGAAAATCGAGACTCTCATCGATGAACACGGGGTCTCTCCGGATCGGATTCTCGCGTTGACCTTCACCAACAACGCCGCTGATTCGATGCGTGAGAAACTCAATGCAAAACTCGGACCAGCAGGTTACGACGTCGACGCGTACACATACCACTCTATCTGCAACGAGATACTGACGGACTATGCCTATGACGCGGGATTAGATCCAGACTTCGAGATCGCAACGGATGCTGAAAAGTACGTCATCGTACTCGACGTCCTCGACGAGATCGAATACCGTGCCGTCAAACCCAACGTCTACGGCCCAGATTCATACGGGAGCGGCGTCGCATCGAAACTCCTCTCGTTTATCGGGTCGATGAAGCGAAGTGGGATTTCGCCCGCAGAGATCGAGGAATATCTCGGGTCACCGGAACAAGTCTATGAACTCGATGCTGTGCCAGATCGTATTGAGGAGATTGCAGGCGACCATCTTGGTGGCCGTTCAGTTTCGACCGTCCTCGACGGCATTTCGGATACACGAGCCGACCTCGTCGCAGAACGGGATACCCTCCGCGATGAAGGATTAGAGGCGAGCATCAAAGACTTCCTCAACCGACTCGTTGACCTCTGTGACGCGCTCGAAGTGGCGTTTGAGGAGCATGAGGCTGGTGAGCGGTCACTTCCCGAGGATGCACACAAGCTGCCGAAATATCTGCTTGGAGGGTACAGTAGTGGCGCTCCGAGCGGGATACCAAACGACCTGAAGCTCGAACTGACAGACTATCTCCGAGATGCCCTCAGCGAGTGCAAAACTGCCCTGGATTTGAACGCAGGGTATGAGGCATACGAGCGAGAGCTCGACCGTCGAAATCTGCTTGACTTCGATGGTCTCGTGGTTAAGACAGTAGAGCTGCTCGAGACTGACGTCGGAGAGGGTCTGGGCAACCGATGGGACTACGTTTTCTGTGACGAGTTCCAGGACACTGATCGTCTCCAGTTCGACCTCATTACGTCCCTCGTCTCAGAGGATCGCCTATTCGTCGTGGGCGATGACGACCAAGCAATCTACGAATGGCGCGGCGCGAACGTCGCGAACATCACTGACGAACTCGACGACGTCTTCGGGCCCGATCTCGAAGACGAACCGCTAGAACAGAACTTCCGGTCACGTCAACCTATTCTCGACCTCGCAAATGAAGCACTAGAGCGGTTAGCGGATAGGCGGAGTACCAAAACGCTCACGCGTGTCGACGAACCCGATTTCGACGGAGACACGATCGCAGTTGTGGAGGAAGCCGACGACGAAGGCGACCGAGCTGAACAGTTGGTGACTGTCACCCGAAATCTTCTGAGTGGCGATGCAGAAGCACTAGACCGCGCGTACGATCCAGGGGAGATCGCACTTCTCGTTCGGAATAACGACCACGCAACCCCAATTCTCGAAGGGTTCGACGAGGCAGGAATAACCTATCAGGTTGCGGGAGACCTCTCCACGGAATCAATCGGGGTCGGCACAGTCGTCGCCTATCTAAAGGCGCTGGCTCGTCCCGAAGAAGACGACGTAAGCTGGAACCGGGTACTGACGATGCGTTACCGTCTTACCGACGCTGATCTACGTCGTGTCAATAGCCACGATGACGGTGCATATGCTGGGATATGCAACCAACCCCTCGAAGTATTCGATGAGCCCGATCATATTCAGGAAGTACGAGAACATATTTCCCGCCTCCTCAAACTACGTGAAATAGCCTCCCTCAGCCACCTTTACCGGGAACTCAAACGCCTGACCAACATCGATTGGTACCTTAGCGAGCAAGAGCGTCGTGACCTGGCGCAGCTGGACGAGATTATCGACCAGTATGGAAACGATGCAGTACAGCCCCCACTCACGCCGCAGTTCATCGATTCGCTGCAGCATTATGACTCGCTCCTCGAGGAGAGCGGTTCGGCACCGACAAGTCAGCCAGAACTGGCCGACGACGCGGTCAACGTCATGACCGTTCACAAGAGTAAGGGACTCGACTTTCCCGCGGTTTTGATGCCCCGGTTGACCGCTGACGAGTGGGAACCAGGGTCACGAACCTACGATACATTCGAGTCAGCACTGTCTGAAGGTCCAGAATCAGCGTTCGACAAAGATTTTGTCGCTCAAGATGCCAATGAAGCCCGCAGGATACTCCACGTGGGGATCACCCGCGCCGAAGAGATACTCGTACTCCACGGGAGCAAGGAGGAAGACGACACTGACGACGAAAGGCCCGTACACGATGCTGTCGAGAGCATCCTCCCAGAATCCGTTCCCTGGCGGCCAGGTAGCGGTCATCTCCCGATCTGGCGTGATCTGAAGGAGTGCCTTCCATCGGACCATGCTGATTGGACAGCCTCTCTCGCGAGCACGGTAGTTGGGGACGTCTCTGGGCAAGTGACGTATGGTTCTGAGAAGCTCTCGGCATCAGACGGGCGGGATCGTGTGATCACATTCGGAAACAAGCTCATAAAAGGTTCACTCGATAGAGTACATGAGAACCGACGATTTTCAATTGACGTCCTCACTGGACCAACGACACCAAACCCGGCACTCCAGCACAGTTACACCTCACTTGAGGCCTACGAGGAGTGCCCTCGACAGCACTTCCTAGACTACGTCGTCAACGGGTTCTCCGACTACCGCGAGAACGGCTATGGCGGAGACGGTATCTCACAGCGGATAGTCGGGCTTCTGTTTCACGATACCGCTGAGATCGCTGCGAAGGAACAGGCAGTAGAACGAGCAGAATGGTACGCTATCTGTGAGCGGCTGGCCGGACAACGGCGTGCCACGGATGAATTACCGGTCGCGAAGGAATGCATCGACCGGTATTTCGACCTCGATCTAAGCGGCTGGGAAATCCTCGATGCTGAACGAGAGTTCCAGTTAAAAGTGGATGGCCACAAACTCGTCGGGTTTATCGACGCCGTCTATCGAACCCCGGACAGTGAGCTGGTCGTCATCGACTACAAAGCCACCGAGCGTCACCGAGACATTGAGGAGAACAAGCAGCTGCCACTGTATCTGCTCGCCTGTCGTGACCTCTACGAGGAACCGATTACCCGCGCGGGATATGCCTATGTCGGCGATATCGGTCCGAAAGTCGAGACCCGTTCGTTCGATGAGGGTGAATTAGATTCAGTACAAGCAGCGGTGTCGACGACGATGGATCGAATCGAGGAGACATCGTTCAGCGGGTACGAGACTGGGGAGCACTGTCGATGGTGCCAGCACAGTTCCCTTCCCTGCGGGGAAGAGTGGCATCAAGAAAACGGAGGCCGCTAG
- a CDS encoding DNA helicase UvrD, with product METITWQDVSFEKTPELVEVAELVEAFHKWLNEHDHLERGQLITEANAALSETEKRDDVVDVEAILAVEFEEFLPLDRRYLATLANGLELVCVAEENASVRRTWIEPGPITDYVSFSRTESTARTAPQSRPDATGAYLANETVHEDPEAGEVNVIPTETADEQIKKVADEIERLRDRENWEYEDFAVALKQSGSAVIETLRAFHQTGVPTESSTVTGFGDDPAIRELLQVVRYLAADDDDTRIELLEASVLDESILASIEQMEGLSSPLRRWATESNMKVRIAEETSPLNVRSQFGNVRRAFAMAEFVEDTSFIETTWKSFASMLERAHEYAPQQNQTSSTELDRGVRVDHLQAIKNGTFRAVFLLDIVDEEYPGSPSLTRLFSQERLSEMPDYPGVTQVEAEDVTNTFPTSSTASSRSFRRYHAEHARRRLAIGATAAGDRLYFCLYSHKDTALEERAQPSRFLTDAYRQLPWVKEATESEIRSERRAEEYLLSRIDNALADVRRSHSQDVTVSLDEVEAELSEIQHLISESGTRGEQLRDALQARIEFAAGGIRRD from the coding sequence ATGGAAACTATCACGTGGCAGGATGTTTCCTTTGAGAAGACACCAGAGCTAGTTGAAGTTGCAGAACTCGTGGAAGCGTTCCACAAATGGCTCAACGAACATGACCACCTGGAACGCGGCCAGCTAATCACTGAGGCGAATGCGGCGCTGTCGGAGACCGAGAAACGAGACGACGTAGTGGATGTCGAGGCGATCCTCGCTGTCGAGTTCGAGGAATTCTTGCCGCTTGACCGTCGCTATCTCGCTACCTTAGCAAATGGGCTGGAACTCGTATGTGTAGCAGAAGAGAACGCAAGTGTTCGGCGTACATGGATCGAGCCGGGACCAATTACTGACTACGTCTCATTTTCGAGGACAGAGTCTACTGCAAGGACAGCGCCCCAATCTCGTCCGGATGCGACGGGTGCGTACCTAGCGAATGAAACCGTTCACGAAGATCCCGAGGCGGGGGAGGTGAATGTCATTCCGACAGAAACCGCCGACGAACAGATCAAGAAAGTCGCCGATGAAATCGAGCGGCTTAGAGATCGAGAGAACTGGGAGTACGAGGATTTCGCCGTCGCACTGAAACAGAGCGGTTCCGCAGTAATCGAGACGCTTCGTGCCTTCCACCAGACAGGGGTTCCGACAGAGTCCTCGACTGTCACGGGGTTCGGCGATGACCCTGCTATTCGAGAGCTACTACAAGTCGTTCGCTATCTGGCAGCCGATGATGACGATACTCGAATAGAGCTGCTGGAAGCCTCGGTCTTAGACGAATCGATTCTGGCCTCTATCGAGCAGATGGAGGGCCTCTCGAGTCCGCTCCGACGGTGGGCAACCGAGTCAAACATGAAGGTTCGAATTGCTGAGGAGACGTCCCCACTGAACGTTCGTTCCCAATTCGGGAACGTTCGGCGGGCGTTCGCTATGGCGGAGTTCGTAGAAGACACGTCGTTCATCGAAACGACCTGGAAGTCGTTCGCCTCGATGCTCGAACGGGCTCACGAGTATGCCCCTCAACAGAACCAAACAAGTTCGACCGAACTTGACAGAGGTGTCCGAGTCGATCACTTACAGGCGATTAAAAACGGAACCTTCCGAGCAGTCTTTTTGTTGGACATCGTCGACGAAGAGTACCCTGGATCTCCTTCCCTGACTCGGTTGTTCTCCCAAGAACGCCTCTCAGAGATGCCGGACTATCCGGGCGTAACACAGGTCGAGGCAGAAGATGTCACCAACACCTTCCCGACGTCCTCGACAGCGTCAAGCCGCTCGTTCCGACGATACCATGCAGAGCACGCGCGGCGGCGGCTCGCCATCGGAGCAACCGCTGCTGGCGACCGCCTGTACTTCTGTCTGTACAGTCACAAAGACACCGCACTGGAAGAGCGTGCTCAGCCGTCGCGGTTTCTCACGGACGCTTATCGGCAGTTGCCGTGGGTGAAAGAGGCGACAGAATCAGAGATCAGGAGCGAGCGAAGAGCGGAAGAATACCTGCTCTCTCGGATCGACAACGCCCTTGCAGACGTCCGTCGCTCTCACAGCCAGGATGTGACGGTCTCTCTCGACGAGGTCGAAGCTGAGCTTTCGGAGATTCAGCACCTCATCAGTGAAAGCGGAACCCGTGGCGAGCAGCTTCGGGATGCGCTGCAAGCACGTATCGAGTTCGCTGCCGGAGGGATTCGTCGTGACTGA
- a CDS encoding DUF4143 domain-containing protein yields the protein MTDPSDGSDFIADAEWHNEWWDTDGGSLSELEEIASLDPRSDLLKVLQSIDEERENGAESLVYPIYGPTGIGKTTLLQQFIAAILHSDIVEFSPGHRDLDIVGSVDPRQILYVPLEDSLYHLEPSSSAVEKLENVIDYFRSHVAPRRGRKYIILDDIGALRLDENEQSALLDLVDDDTYLLLTGIVESQVDLRGISASSEPKLNYPRAMLPMKFIDTIKQGAYDDSALIETDSDFALRVESHQTRSMDGESLIKDVRSNLSESDDLDDAVASLNQLYFEVFSDVERDGLYEAAREYLQKGGIFLRAKETPVKNELIRSHLLLYLYKELAEYESIQRPENLHRVASLAASQAGNELRYTDISDQLEVDRRTVDSYLSVLDDGLSVSESHDFSLQRHRRTRLYLRNPRHVVLLSQRQEHHGFETYEKTRSLNHEFEYKLARTVAFDHAKRLAWRVGGSDDKDPQVEYFETESGTVDYILHNEDGLVVPFVLSYHPHAGNADEIAAEFDPSVGKHPIPGGEELRDLNYEAPYRFIITDSLPKEVTKSGSLVVEYDGVKLCSIPYWLFLLIC from the coding sequence ATGACAGACCCATCTGATGGTTCTGATTTCATTGCAGATGCTGAATGGCACAACGAATGGTGGGATACAGATGGTGGTTCATTATCTGAGTTAGAGGAAATCGCTTCTCTAGACCCTCGATCGGATTTACTCAAGGTTCTTCAGTCAATTGACGAGGAGCGAGAGAACGGAGCCGAGAGTCTCGTATATCCAATTTATGGGCCAACGGGAATCGGGAAGACGACGCTTCTTCAACAATTCATTGCTGCAATCCTTCATTCAGACATTGTCGAATTCTCTCCAGGTCACCGTGATTTAGATATCGTTGGGTCTGTTGATCCACGTCAGATCCTCTATGTTCCTCTTGAGGATTCTCTCTACCATCTCGAACCTTCGAGCAGTGCTGTGGAAAAATTAGAAAACGTTATCGACTACTTCCGTTCCCATGTGGCTCCCCGCCGAGGCCGCAAGTACATCATCCTCGACGATATCGGTGCTCTGCGACTCGATGAAAATGAACAGAGTGCGCTTCTGGATCTCGTAGACGATGATACCTATCTACTGCTGACCGGTATTGTAGAATCGCAGGTCGATCTGCGTGGTATCTCGGCTTCGAGCGAGCCCAAACTCAATTATCCTCGTGCGATGTTGCCGATGAAGTTCATAGACACAATCAAGCAGGGGGCATATGATGATTCTGCGTTAATCGAGACAGACTCTGATTTTGCTCTTCGAGTGGAGTCTCATCAAACGAGGAGTATGGATGGTGAGTCGCTGATAAAGGATGTTCGTAGTAATTTGTCTGAATCGGATGACTTGGACGACGCGGTCGCTTCGTTGAATCAGCTTTACTTTGAGGTTTTCTCGGATGTTGAACGAGATGGGCTGTATGAGGCTGCTCGTGAGTACCTGCAGAAAGGGGGAATCTTCCTACGCGCTAAGGAAACCCCAGTCAAAAACGAACTTATCCGATCTCATCTCCTCTTGTATCTCTACAAGGAACTCGCAGAGTATGAATCGATTCAACGACCAGAGAACCTCCATCGGGTCGCTTCATTAGCTGCGAGCCAGGCAGGGAATGAACTCAGATATACGGACATCAGTGATCAATTAGAGGTTGACCGTCGGACTGTTGACTCGTACTTATCCGTGCTGGATGACGGACTCTCAGTTTCGGAATCCCACGACTTCTCACTTCAACGTCACCGTCGTACTCGACTTTATCTTCGGAATCCGCGCCACGTTGTACTTCTGTCTCAGCGTCAGGAGCACCACGGATTTGAAACATATGAGAAGACCCGGTCGCTCAATCACGAGTTTGAGTACAAGCTAGCTCGAACCGTCGCGTTTGACCATGCAAAACGACTGGCGTGGAGGGTTGGCGGCTCAGATGACAAGGACCCACAGGTCGAATACTTCGAAACTGAGTCAGGGACGGTCGATTACATCCTCCACAATGAGGATGGGTTAGTTGTCCCGTTCGTTCTCTCCTATCATCCACATGCTGGAAATGCCGACGAAATCGCAGCAGAATTTGACCCATCGGTTGGGAAACATCCGATACCCGGTGGGGAAGAACTTCGCGATCTCAATTATGAAGCGCCTTATCGGTTTATTATCACCGATAGCTTACCAAAGGAAGTGACGAAGTCTGGTTCACTTGTCGTCGAGTATGATGGTGTCAAACTCTGTTCTATCCCCTACTGGTTGTTCCTTCTCATTTGTTAG
- a CDS encoding tyrosyl-DNA phosphodiesterase gives MKFDVPLDTGSMDHSHVEIFKSWQSFSDVFDGAKRMRVVTYCDSPEFILDLFEDLDDLESLEVVVGDVSDYRERLIDKPDLADRLEELRSEGKLVIYLCENKEVHSKLYLIEYDDSVLEGEDKDGDEDQMTLGGKATDESELEDTDDGTPAKVIVGSPNLSRNAWSNQTNVGVVYDTKTDSKLYGEFEELYRDHRDSYNSGGPFLEDLSEQLELSDDDREEVIKLYTEGRVGTQDELGEVHGRLADHIDAEVETVDLALDGGTDTAAEQESEEAELDSEGESSENDPDLEDAPQDRITLSLRGYEESTVDTLSQMTDFDATVSNDTLTTTPDAFQRYAQQVFDVPTMHLNESKDELKFHYDGTVYRVTQPPSEPERVDEALAEIEDYFSTVDNYGNSNNPTAVKAHMYEALLWFFWAPFANRQAAFYREHGINLDKALPYLYVFGESNGGKGTFCRFALSLISGNRVEAPVDADEIGKRKVRNLRSAHTSFPVVVDDITKQKVNSLDTLRNYWSGWTGETAYPMFAFISNDKRPGEWFRNRAKILRFDVNFMTSHQGEAEVNRLIDTKNPIFQWFGYEYLNRDLVLGTDSDALREVRATMQDLYEYADRPLPDYFPTEPAEQAYDTGRERWRNLIDREDVEIAKDSDTLQVTFPESMNFELHEYKRDPPMTVRIEKRGLDLIIKTPNEFFDWLGETTTEDPREGFLSRARNLLTR, from the coding sequence ATGAAGTTCGATGTTCCTCTTGATACCGGAAGCATGGATCACAGTCACGTCGAGATTTTTAAGAGCTGGCAGTCATTCTCCGACGTTTTCGATGGCGCAAAACGAATGCGTGTCGTCACCTATTGTGACTCCCCCGAGTTTATTCTGGATCTCTTCGAAGACCTCGACGACTTGGAGTCCCTGGAGGTGGTTGTTGGGGACGTCTCCGACTACCGAGAGCGCCTCATCGACAAGCCGGATCTCGCAGATCGGCTTGAAGAACTCAGGAGTGAAGGCAAGCTCGTAATCTACCTCTGTGAGAACAAGGAGGTCCACTCCAAGCTGTATCTCATCGAGTACGACGACTCTGTCTTAGAAGGAGAGGATAAGGACGGTGATGAAGATCAGATGACCCTCGGCGGAAAGGCTACGGATGAATCCGAACTCGAGGACACCGATGACGGTACACCAGCAAAAGTCATCGTTGGCTCTCCAAATCTCTCTCGCAATGCTTGGTCGAATCAAACGAACGTAGGTGTCGTTTATGATACGAAGACGGACAGTAAGCTCTACGGAGAATTCGAGGAACTCTATCGCGATCACCGAGACTCATACAACAGTGGCGGACCCTTCCTGGAAGATCTCTCCGAACAACTCGAACTCTCGGACGATGACCGAGAAGAGGTAATCAAACTGTACACCGAAGGACGTGTGGGTACACAAGACGAACTGGGAGAGGTTCACGGTCGTCTGGCGGACCATATCGATGCAGAAGTTGAGACAGTGGATCTCGCACTCGATGGGGGTACAGATACCGCCGCAGAGCAGGAATCAGAGGAAGCAGAGCTCGATTCAGAAGGCGAATCTAGCGAGAATGATCCAGACTTGGAAGATGCGCCACAGGACCGCATCACCTTGTCTCTACGCGGGTACGAGGAGTCGACAGTTGATACGTTGTCGCAGATGACCGATTTCGATGCGACGGTGTCGAATGATACGTTGACGACAACGCCAGATGCCTTCCAGCGGTACGCACAACAGGTGTTCGATGTTCCAACGATGCATCTGAACGAGTCCAAAGACGAGCTCAAGTTCCACTATGACGGCACGGTCTATCGTGTCACACAGCCCCCATCTGAACCAGAGCGTGTCGACGAGGCACTCGCTGAGATTGAGGACTACTTTTCGACGGTGGACAACTATGGGAATTCCAACAACCCAACTGCGGTTAAAGCCCACATGTACGAAGCACTACTCTGGTTCTTCTGGGCCCCATTCGCCAATCGACAAGCCGCGTTCTACCGTGAGCATGGGATTAACCTTGACAAGGCTCTCCCGTACCTCTACGTCTTTGGTGAGTCAAACGGAGGAAAAGGGACGTTCTGTCGGTTCGCCTTGTCGTTGATCAGTGGGAACCGTGTCGAAGCACCCGTCGACGCAGACGAAATTGGGAAACGAAAAGTCCGGAATTTGCGTTCAGCACACACGTCGTTCCCCGTCGTCGTCGACGACATCACCAAGCAGAAGGTGAATTCGCTGGACACGCTTCGAAACTACTGGAGTGGATGGACCGGCGAAACTGCCTATCCGATGTTCGCCTTCATCTCGAACGACAAGCGGCCTGGAGAGTGGTTCCGAAACCGTGCCAAGATTCTCAGGTTCGATGTGAATTTCATGACTTCACATCAGGGAGAAGCTGAAGTAAACCGTCTAATCGACACGAAGAATCCGATTTTCCAGTGGTTTGGGTACGAGTATCTCAACCGAGATCTCGTACTTGGAACGGACTCTGACGCACTTCGGGAAGTGAGGGCGACCATGCAGGATCTCTATGAATACGCCGACCGGCCGCTACCAGACTATTTCCCCACCGAACCTGCTGAGCAAGCATATGACACTGGCAGAGAGCGCTGGCGAAACCTCATCGACCGAGAGGACGTCGAAATCGCTAAAGACAGTGATACGCTACAGGTGACCTTCCCGGAGTCGATGAACTTCGAACTCCACGAGTACAAACGCGACCCTCCTATGACGGTTCGAATTGAAAAGCGAGGGCTCGATTTGATTATTAAGACGCCGAACGAATTCTTCGACTGGCTTGGTGAGACAACTACCGAAGATCCACGGGAAGGATTCCTCTCACGCGCTCGTAACCTTCTGACACGGTAG